The genomic region cttatttttagggttcctgGTATGaagaaatgataaataataggAATAAATCAACTGTGAGTGGAATGGCTTGGGGATCAGATGgccaaaaaatatgtatagcCTATGAAGATGGTAAGCaatcataatttattgtgatactagctttcctgcagtggtttcacccgctttgtGCAAAGAAAAAACCCACAGTAGTACCCATAGTACCCATTCACCTATcccatgtcctttctcagTCTCAAGCTATCCTCTCTaccaaatttgaagtaaatccatgCAGTACTTTACATACAGACTGACATATAGGCTTCATTTGTAGATCCATGCTCCAAGTATAATGacaatactaaaaatatttaatgtacagttttgattttcctacgattttataatatgtatagaaaatCGATACTTAGTTGAGAAAAAgataatgaattattattaaattcttttgTTTCAGGAGCTGTTATTGTAGGCTCAGTTGATGGGTCAAGAGTGTGGGGTAAAGATATAAAAGGACCTGGTCTCAATGCCGTACAATGGTCACCAGATAACTTGACATTATTATTTGCATTATCTAATGGAGAATTGCATTTATATGATGATCAAGGAAACTTCATTGTAAGTTCAGTAATAAAACACATCaagataacaataaaaaaggcTATTGTAGTTACTATAATTGTTTAATTCtcaatgtaattaatttttaattcacttCAATGATTTCccagtaaaaatttaaataatactggTAAAATCCATAATCCTAGTAGTAATAAACTAGCAGAGATCTTATAATAGGACAAGTTTAGTCATACTATCCATTATTACACCACACATATATAGCTATGTATGTTTGACTGTTAACTACAAAATGTTCCCAAACATAAAactaatgttttatgttatttttttagatgCCAATTGCTTCTAGTAGTGCTTCTAATGGAATGGATATAGTGGCAATGGACTGGTTTTCCGGAAAGGCACCAATTAATAGACCTGTACTTCTGATTTGCTACAAAAGTGGCTTGATGTTGTTAATGAAAACTTGCACAGAAGAGGGtatgtgtgtttttttaatgttttactGTAATGCTGATGTGGCAGTGTTTGAGTGCTGCTTAAGCTCATGTACAAAGTATAGTTGCTaggatttattaaaaatttctacAGCTGAATTTACTATGGTATAGTtcataatacttataattttttgtcctTTCATAGAATGACGACTGTAAGACTTTTTACTCTTTCAAACATTGtgataataaatgaattaccTATTCCTTCTTTAGAAAGTGTTATGGTTGAAACGAATATGAAGATAATAGACTGTCACTGGAATCATAATGGAACAGTCATTGCTGTAGCTGGGTGCACGCAAGATCAAGCTAATGTTGTACAATTCTTCAGTGCTTATGGAGAGGTAGTTATGCATATACGAAATAACGTTATTTAATGGTTGAAACTTTAGAATAGGAAAGGAAAGCCTgaatagtaaatatataaaaaaatcaaaaggtttttttttccaaatttggCTCAAGTTTTTACTCATTACTGTAGTAGGTAGTACCTACTAGTTAATTAGGATTAGCATTTAGCACATCAAAgtaaaatttttcataaaacacTAAATCTTTCATTCATCAGAATCAGGCTCATTAGaagaaaacaaaaactacTCAAATCTGAAgtcaaaacattataatacttgaaaaaatattttttttagcatGTCAGAACGCTCAGGGTGCCAGGAGGTGCAATGCGATCATTGTCTTGGGAACATCATTCGCTAAGACTTGCGATTGCTGTTGACTCGTTTATTTACTTTGCCAATGTGAAGCCGGATCATAAGTATGCTTTCTATGGAAATACCCTTGCCATTGTGTCGGGGACGGAGACTGTGACCTTTTGGGATACAATTACACACCAGGTGGTTATGTACTTCAGTTTTTTCTGTTACTTGTAAGTTAGGACTTgaccttaaataaaaatacccatttgaattttttgttgGTTTGCCCAATTCAGCTAGTAAATTGTCATTGTGATTTTCAACTTTACTCTACACAGTGTATATTAAGATTTGGATATttaggttatttattttattataattttagtcttGGATAAATCATATTCCTGATGTCAATGACATGTGTGGTGTGGACGAATATTGTATTATAGCCACCTCGGATTCATTGATAATTTTGAATCAACAAGGCATCCAGTGTGATGGTGAGTTGTTCAATATATCGAACTATCGTTTTAACTTCAAGTAAAAGaaattagtaaataaatgCCGGAAAAAGTCatctataaatatacttataaatattatgtacttattgcAGCCAAAACAATCTCCATTCCCATATCTTACGTTGCAATAAACAGCAAAGCTATTGCCGTAGCTGCTTCCAaggaaacatttttaatatggaGGTTCTCAACACCTACTCGACCCCgtgagtatattatttgatgcattttttgttagtaaaaagtataaaaccggccaagtgcgagtcggactcgtgCACGAAGGGTTCCGTACTATGGGAACCCcccttaatatataaataggtatatagtGTTTGTTGTTATAGCGGCAACGGAAATAcatcatttgtgaaaatttcagctttctagctaTCACTATCACCCTATCACACATTATGAGATACAACCTGGAGACAGACATACCGTTTCGGTACAGAACCCTAAAAAGTACGTGaagacacatttttttatttatctttttttcaGGTATCACAGAACAGTTTTATCATCCAGATGGGTCACCAGTAACATCTGGAGAAGCCGGTTTCCATGACGACACTATTTGTTGTATATCATGCTCAGACAGTCATTTACTTATTGGAAGGGATTCTGGTACAATCCTGCTCTTCTCATTggttaactttaaaaaaattacacagATCAATATGAACACTAAACCTTACAAATTGGGTTTGAATTCTAATTCAAGGTacatattaaacatatttttatatacctattttagTTTTGCGTCAATACgtaatttaaagttaatattttgtgcTAGATTcaatgtatatataaaactcaaaggtgactgatatagtgatctatcaacgcacagcccaaaccactggacgtatcgggcagaaatttggcatgcagttagatgttaggacgtaggcatccgttaagaaaggatttcccgaaattcttgcgggaacggggaaaatcggggatgcacgtacaaagtcgtgggcggaagctagttttagATAAAAGGGTTGATTACTATTTgcttctaaaataatttaaaatcttcCAGCAAGTTCTTCATAATCGACCAGGCTGGTTGCCTCTACATCCTCGACACGGACATGTCGAACAACATCAGTATAGGCCAGTCGATACGTAAGGACGTGTGGAGCGCGATCTGGGCGGCCGATAACGCGCAAATGTTGGCTGTCGCGGAGAAGGCAAGGTTGTATGTGATGCGGGATTTGGAGCCTGAGGAACCGCTCACTATGCAGGGATATTTGTGCGCTTTTAAAGTAAGCTCTAACTGCAGTTACATGTGGTTATTACCTACTGATCATAGATGTAGCGatacctcgctctgaatcgcaCAAGCGAAATGTTTTCGCTACAAAACACATACTAAACAACTTTCCGACACATCACATTTTACATCAGTCATCGGGGCCTTAACGGTcggccagtcgagtagactggtcgaggatcctcccTTTTTCGATGAAGGAATTCGcccttccttcctccacaaTAGCTGTGGGTACTGGGTATTGTGAAAATGGATGGATTCGGGCAACGACATCTAGTGGCACATAGGGTAATGTTTGACACATCAAGTGTATCTTGTTTTATGATGAGATCGGAAAATCAGTTGTATAAGTTTTATTGCGTTGCAAATGGGAGTAGCCAgacgaaaaataaatagttgtcattaaataaacaaaatactcTTCTTCAGCAAGAAAGTGAAGCAAAATCTCGTTCTTTTTTAAGGAATTAGAAATTACTACGGCATTACTGGATAACATAACAGATAAATGTACACCCCAACATATAGTTCGTGTTGAAGTAAAATCATTGAGAGATACCCGACAATTGATTGAAAAAGTTGGGTTGAAGGAagcagaaaattttatcaaggaTAATCCCCATCCTAAATTATGGTAAATGTGGTCCCAAGTATCTATTAActgatgtttttattacatttattaatgttaactATAGAACttgtattgaatttaaaaaagacgTAGCAATCCACAAAGCTTACTAAAAATACGCTTTCGACAACAACGCAGCAATAAAAACAATGGAAGTTCAAATGTTGTTTCTCTGTTATACAAAGGTATATTCAAAAATCACGTTTTGAACAATATTTCAGGCTCTTATTAGCAGAAGCTGCACTTAAAAATTTTGAAGCAGAATCCGCATTAGAGACTGCAGAAGCAGCTTTTGTAAGGAGGAATGATTATGCTGGTATTCGATTCGTGTCTAGGCTGAACGCATTGCATTCTAACGCGCTTAAGAGAGCCGAAATTCTCGCGTATTTCAAAGATTTTGATGGAGCCGAGAAAATATATCACAATGAGGACAGGCGGTAAATATTtagcattaattaataaaattataaagctgattAGAATgttatatcaataataatttgcagAGATTTAGCGATTGCGTTACGAAAACGACTAGGACATTGGTTTCGCGTTGTcgaattattgaaaatgtcCGTTACTACGACTGAGTCTCAAGTGAAGCAAGTGTACAATAATATAGGGGATTACTATATTGATCGACAAAACtggtaagatttttttttatagaaaaatgtCGACAAAAAttcgttataaaaatatttttctaaaatacaGGGCTGGAGCGATtgaatattacaatatgtCGAATAATACGGAGGGGCTAAAAAAGTGTTATATGGCAATGGAGGACAGTGCATCATTGGCTAAGCTTTGCATAACATCACCTAGATCGGCGAAGGTAAGAAACCTTAATTggtttaacattaaaaaattacagcATGGACTATTTCAAGAAAAGGTTTCAATGtcgatttatttcttttaaaaaatattctgcaatgtacaatattatacttttgtagtaggtatctacgcatttgattttttatatgaattatttatattgatccAAATTCATAAAAGAACGACACCCcagtatttttttcattttagcaGACTGACCCCAGCAtagcaaaacaaaatattttagaggAAAGAATAGATATAAATCACGAGCCATCTATATTACGTATCACACAATTAAAAGAGAGTGGCAGAATGTTACAGGCTGCGGCTATGGCCTTCCAGGTAACGctatatagatttatttcttaaagttTGAGCAATAGATTTTGCCtataaattaacttttaaaattaaatgttacgTCTTTTTCAGTTGGCCAATATTGAAGCTTCTAGAAATAGCTCACCATGGAAGATTAAGAAGCTCTATGTTCTTGCTGGACATATGTATAGCCATAGTTCCGTGGGTAAGATAAAAACATAGAAAAAATCTGTCATTCTAGTGCTGAATTGAATTGAAAACATATCCATCTAATGATTTATCAATGGTTCTCTATGTAGTCGAGTGCTATCTATACCACATTATTGCATGATTCAAACTATCTATGACAAGGTCACTTGGGAATTAGGTACATTTACTTCTGTATTGTTTTAACTGTTATAatgcatataataattatatctttGCGGCCTCAGTGTagtttaattcaatttatttcgtaatagttaaaaaaacgAACGAACATTACATCAAAAGGAAGGTAATGGTTGTGATAATAATTGTGGTACCATagccttttttattttgccTGACCCGTACAtccaatttaaatataaacgttATTTCTTAACTAAGATAgttaatctacactaatattataaagaggaaaactttgtttgtttgtttgtttgattgtaatgaataggctcataagctactggaccgattttaaaaattctttcaccattcgaaagctacattatccacgagtaacataggctaggttttatcccggaaatcccacgggaacgggaactatgcgggtttttctttgaaaacgcgggcgaagccgcaggcggaaagctagtgtttgAATAAACTATGACTTCACAATCGATTAATTGTtcaattacaaaaattgttaAGTTGCAATATTGTAGGTTTAACAATATCGGTTCAACAAGTCAATAGTTTAACATATACACAGAGGGCGCCAAGAGCCGCGACGCAATCCGCAGCTACCGTCTAGCGAGCGCGCAGCACTGGGCGTGTCTCGCGGTGTCGCGCGCGCGCGGCCAGCCGTTCCGTGCGGACGCGGCCTTGCGTGCAGCCGCACGGCTCGCCGCTGTGCTGCACGACTTGCACGAAGCGCAGCACTTGCAGGTCATAGTTGTTATAGCGTGCTACAGAGCGTTAAGCATGATTCATGATATACAATGCCTGGGCTGGGAATCAAATGTCGAAACAATATCTAACATTTAAACGCTGTGCCGTGCAGGAATCGCTTCATACAAAAAGTACCTATACAATTATGTTTGGGGAACGGCCCGGCCGCGAAGGTGTAGCGTAAAATATTATCCTTCTTTTTTCGACGggtaatatgtacctactactaCTAGATGTATGATGAATGTGATACatctcatattttaaaaaaatacatcgtTAATTTCgttattaaatgtaaactagtaggatatattaataattaataaatatataattaaaatatcgatGTCTAAAAGCTACTCTACAAGTTTAGCTTTGATTTCTCATGACCGCGTCAATTAAAAGAACCTGCACTgcaatgtttaataataacagatttttttattttgagtaGTATGAGGAAGTAAGCGTAGTCTTCCAGCATTTCCGTTTTCGGGTAAAATGTTAATTTCCGACATTAATACATGATTCATTGGccttcaatatttaatttttgatactttcattttcttataactgaaaaattaagtttatatacataatataactctGTCGAATTTACTAAGTTTAGTAGCGCTTTGGCGGTGAATTTAGGAAAAGATTCTTTCGTTGACATCAAATTTCCTAATATTTTTGGCAATTCTAAGGTGGTTTAGtatgatgataaaaataattattgataaagggtggacataatatacaaaattaattatgttacaGGCATGgtgcactattgcagcgataGCTCTACAAGCTAGAGCATTTGATTTGTGCTCAAAggcatttataaaattggaAGCTCTTGAAGTTAGTATATCTTTATTTGACTAaccaattaaatttatgtttgagACAATATTAGCATTTAACaacaacatttattattgtagCCTCAGACATTTGAAAACTTAGCAATTGAAATTTTTACGAGGTCGAGGCCTAAGGACGCTAAAGGCAATAAAGTGGAGTGTCCCAATTGCCAATTTGGCATGCAAGATTGGTAAGGATCCTGAAGCTTATCTTAccgaaattattatttttcttaataatcagtctaatatttaatgtacttacaaacaaataattaattaaaaaggaaTATTGATGCATGGCAAATAAATGTTGCCTATATGTTTTTTCATAATCACtgctcaaaaatatttataaagtattaaattaatgtctGTGCATCATCATCGTTTTGACTAAAACATTTACTGTAAAAAATCCTTTTTCTATCTATTTCAAAGGATGGTTGTGTGTCCTGGATGTGCTACCGAGTTTCCAGGATGTGCTGTAACAGGGCGCACGTTACTTGCGCCGCATACTGTATGGACATGTGCAAAATGTGATGCTAAGGCCCAGCAACATGAACTTGTACTCAGGCATTCTTGTCCAACATGCCATactcaattaacataaataaacaaataaaataagcaaaacatcatttattaaatatttcccACCACTGTTTATCTCTGATATTGCTGCATGAATCATATTATATCACCTGACTAGATAATTTCTCTAAGATATATAACAAGGACAAATGCTTTAAGAATAAAGTAAACAGTTATCCATAGGAACAGATAAGATACTCAAAATACAATctcaaaaatgtattacaataattgaattaaacaGAATGCCCTGTTGCAAACAGAGTAAAACAATTATGATCACTCATGCAATATCAATTATTGAACTCTTATTCACAAAATAACTTtctcatttaaaaatacttacattaaTTACAGTACCAAACATACACATGGttattctatataatattaagtaaattcTACTAGTGTTTAAAATGTTGAAACATTAAGTTTTTAAcccaattaatataaaaatattttttcatttataatcagaaatatttttgtgaataaGGAAGGAGCCAGGTATCATTGgcaacaattatattttacacttgtttatattatagagtGAAATATCTGACAGTAATGTTcactaaaacaaaattacataaaagaagagtttatattaataatattactgaGTTACTGACCAAAATTATTAGCAGGCATTTCCATTTTGGAAAATTGCAATGTATTGTCAATGATTTGGAATAGTTCTGGTGGCTGTGGAATTCTTCCTGTCTCCAATTTTGACCACAGTGGAATGTTATTAAGGGAGATTTCAAATGCACCAGATGATACCAATTGTCCTTCAATCATGTTAGCCATGAAAAACATCATCATACAGGCATATAGCTTGTTTTCAAGGCACCAGCTCCACCACGATGGCTGTGGTTTGTTTAACCATGCGAATATGTTGACACCACTTAAAATACACATTATCACAATCATCTTAGCAAACccctgaaataaaaaatgtgtatcTAGTAAGTAGTTCATACATTGTAGTGATTTCTATGAATATTGCAATAAACTAAAAGCAtaccaaataaaaacttacaatCAATCGtgataagtacatatttaagCCGGGAGGGTCATAATTAGCTCCAAGAACTGATATTTCGGgatatttttgttgtattatTCCTGCATAATCTTCAAATACTTTTCTGTAGCCACATGAATAACTGGAAAAAAGATGAAAAATTAGTGTCTTAATTGACAACCTCAGTTATCTTCAAACATGCGTATTGtctctttaaataattattatgtatatacaaTTTAACCTTTTAGAGGAGTTGTAACAATGAGAACATAAGAGTGCATactgtaaataatacattgGGTGCAGGTTATAGGAACACAAATAAGTAAACAaaccaataataaatattcattatatgACCCATTCCTTGGCCTATTTTAGAAATACTTTCAGCGTCATTCTCATTTGCTAGGACGAAGTTATCAGTTGATATTAACACACACAAAATTAAACTTGTAACAAAAAAGATAAAGCAGCCGTTATTAGATGCAGACATAGTGTTATCGTTGTtcgataaattttaatactaaaGAATTCTAAATGTCGCTTATTTATTCTAGAACTCTGAAAAACTCTCAATAATGTACAACGttacgataattattaaatgacaAAATTGACGACTGAAGCTGACATTTCGAGACAACTGCATCTACGAAACTTTTGTCTCTGACAGTCTGTCATGTCACCACAGAGCAAGTCTGTCACTGTGTCAGACAGAGACATGAGACAGGCAAAGACGATAGATGCAAACTTGGATGCAATGCAAACCTTTGCAAACAAACGGGTTTGACgcactaataataattggtgCACTTCTTAACTTGTACACCAGGCTCAAATGGTAAACTTAGCAACTTGTACACTTCGCAACTGGTGCACTTCGCAAAATGTGCACTTTTTATAGATGAGTGAAGATTTggaaaaattgtttataaatgaaaGAATCTTTAGTTTTGCGTAggttattttcttaaaaaatacaaacaaccttttaagtaggtacactcttacttaaacaattttcgatgatcatataaaaattcacacgaaagttaaaaaaaaaattataagaaaaattacaatataagtattatcataattgagatatatgtacattatatggagacgacaccgcctacatcacttatattccgctcaccataagccatatggcttaactgcacgctcattttttatttgtttttaagtgttacgatattgcacaaaataataatacaaataatacggaaaagtgcaaaggaataacttttcatcggtaagtacctaactagataataatttttaaaacttagttagaaaCCAAACAAACTACGAATGCGGCTTACAGTCGCGACTACtttgtttttactgttctgtgattGATAAATACTTAAAGTTTCCTTTTCCATAAAAGCGGAAGCTAACCAAAAACGGTCTGAGTGAGAGGTCTCCCAAAATGACTTATGAAATCGTTCTTGTTTAAGTTCTAACAGGTTCTAACGTTGCTGGGGCAAACGGATTCCTTAGTCATTGGGGCAAGGGACAAACTGCCAGTATTTGACGTTTGACGGCATCCGTATTTGGCTGTCGACGGCTGAAGTAGCCTCTGCCGTTCACAACTTGCCGTTCGTATGAAAGTCACTTCGCTCGATGATTTTGATATTGGCAACAATCATCAATGCATTCCTGTCAACTGCCAAAGGATATTTCTGTCAAGTGTcaaaatcaaattcaaaatataaaaatcattaattcTGTGAAAACACAAAACTAACTTGTTAATAAacttgtaatttatataatatatgaacgTATAATTATAGGTAAATATTGATTTGTGACACAGCTTATTTAACAACTACAAATTtatctagaaaaaaaatacaatcctACTCGTAATATTTAGTATTCTTATCAAAAGGAAGTGTTATCACATAGGTTTTACTTGATTTCGAAATGCCGCATAGTCACTGCCATGGCGAACATGATCATGATCATGGGAATCCTGCAGAGTTGGGATTTCAATACAATCTTTATGCTAAAATTGATAAGGATAACTTGCAATGTTTGAATGAAACAGTTGATGGGTCGGGTAAAACTGTATTCAAACCATGGGAAAACCGATTGGACAGGACTGAGGTAAGCATCTTATGTGATAAACTTTGTAAATGCAATTTTGTAAGTTCTGCATTTGTAGTTTACAATGTTTAagcaaacatttttaaattgtacacCTACCAAGTATACAAAATTGTTGTTGTATTGGAATTACATGCTTTgatatacaataaatttattgttgtgcattaaaaatatgtattataattttatagaccaaataaatgtaacaatGTTTTCTTTTCTGCTTTTAGTTTGTAGAAAGTGATGCTGATGaagaattattgtttaacATTCCTTTCAcaggaaatattaaattaaagggTATTATAATTTCTTCAGAAGATTCAAATGCCCATCCTTCAAAATTGAGATtgtaagtttgaaaaaaaaatcttatatcTTAAAATGTTATGATATGCTTTTCAAGAATGTAAAGAATTAAGAAAGACGCTGCTATTCCTGCTGCCAAATGGTGGAATTAGTTTACAATAATGCTAAATAAATGAGTTTTGTTATTCAGATACTACTAGAATGTATGTATACTCGTTTTTCtcgcaaaataatatatatatatatatatatatatatatatttcactGTTTTCATGtttgaatgtttatttatatatattgcaGGTATAAAAATAAGCCAAATATGACTTTTGATGATGTTTCAATGGAACCAGACCAGGtatttgaattacaaaaagatAGTGAAGGAATTCTTGAGTATGCTCCAAAGTAagtagtatttattaaattgcaaATTTGCGAAAGTTAAATATTCTACAGAATGGCCTGCATTTACTATGGTCAATTGGAACTGGAACTTACAGACCATTCAAATAAGATTATTTAGGAATTTCAATATGTATTAATTGGGTATTtggataaaaaatgtttttgtgctaaatggaaagattataatataagtattagttttataacaaaactattttttttaattttttttttgcaataattcaaagttatttcaaaataaaaattagtctttgaatCCGATACCGAAGACACACCGACAACTCCCGAAGCGTCACCCGgacgcgtgtgacgtcataatgttaAACGTCGTATTCACGGTCCATCTTGACGTACGTCCCGCCAAGGTCATACACGATGCACGACGCAAAACGACCGTGAATAGTCTTGACGtacgtcaataattattattattacgttgCTGGATGTGCACGACGAATTTTTCGTCCAGCGAGCATCCCCACCACCGCGAACGTCGTGCAAACGCATCGTGCATCGTGCATGCTTGATCGTGAATAGGCTTGCTGTACAGCAGATCAGTGTTGCCAAcagaaattaatgtaaatacttggaaacgtggcctattgatatgatttttttgtgataactTAGTAGTTAGTTTAGTTTTGTGATAACGTAGTGagtacatgagcaagcaagaa from Colias croceus chromosome 3, ilColCroc2.1 harbors:
- the LOC123705802 gene encoding WD repeat-containing protein 35 isoform X2, giving the protein MRLLIFITAARPHTAGFTLIIAIPKQSNVTCLSWNQSSGYIAVGGEDGMLKVLKLESGGGGNLSMNLSLDGHSGRVCVAIWNEIFQKLTTSDEHGVIIVWMLYKGSWYEEMINNRNKSTVSGMAWGSDGQKICIAYEDGAVIVGSVDGSRVWGKDIKGPGLNAVQWSPDNLTLLFALSNGELHLYDDQGNFIMPIASSSASNGMDIVAMDWFSGKAPINRPVLLICYKSGLMLLMKTCTEEESVMVETNMKIIDCHWNHNGTVIAVAGCTQDQANVVQFFSAYGEHVRTLRVPGGAMRSLSWEHHSLRLAIAVDSFIYFANVKPDHKYAFYGNTLAIVSGTETVTFWDTITHQSWINHIPDVNDMCGVDEYCIIATSDSLIILNQQGIQCDAKTISIPISYVAINSKAIAVAASKETFLIWRFSTPTRPRITEQFYHPDGSPVTSGEAGFHDDTICCISCSDSHLLIGRDSGTILLFSLVNFKKITQINMNTKPYKLGLNSNSSKFFIIDQAGCLYILDTDMSNNISIGQSIRKDVWSAIWAADNAQMLAVAEKARLYVMRDLEPEEPLTMQGYLCAFKELEITTALLDNITDKCTPQHIVRVEVKSLRDTRQLIEKVGLKEAENFIKDNPHPKLWLLLAEAALKNFEAESALETAEAAFVRRNDYAGIRFVSRLNALHSNALKRAEILAYFKDFDGAEKIYHNEDRRDLAIALRKRLGHWFRVVELLKMSVTTTESQVKQVYNNIGDYYIDRQNWAGAIEYYNMSNNTEGLKKCYMAMEDSASLAKLCITSPRSAKTDPSIAKQNILEERIDINHEPSILRITQLKESGRMLQAAAMAFQLANIEASRNSSPWKIKKLYVLAGHMYSHSSVEGAKSRDAIRSYRLASAQHWACLAVSRARGQPFRADAALRAAARLAAVLHDLHEAQHLQAWCTIAAIALQARAFDLCSKAFIKLEALEPQTFENLAIEIFTRSRPKDAKGNKVECPNCQFGMQDWMVVCPGCATEFPGCAVTGRTLLAPHTVWTCAKCDAKAQQHELVLRHSCPTCHTQLT
- the LOC123705802 gene encoding WD repeat-containing protein 35 isoform X4 — translated: MFIYMSKKIAIPKQSNVTCLSWNQSSGYIAVGGEDGMLKVLKLESGGGGNLSMNLSLDGHSGRVCVAIWNEIFQKLTTSDEHGVIIVWMLYKGSWYEEMINNRNKSTVSGMAWGSDGQKICIAYEDGAVIVGSVDGSRVWGKDIKGPGLNAVQWSPDNLTLLFALSNGELHLYDDQGNFIMPIASSSASNGMDIVAMDWFSGKAPINRPVLLICYKSGLMLLMKTCTEEESVMVETNMKIIDCHWNHNGTVIAVAGCTQDQANVVQFFSAYGEHVRTLRVPGGAMRSLSWEHHSLRLAIAVDSFIYFANVKPDHKYAFYGNTLAIVSGTETVTFWDTITHQSWINHIPDVNDMCGVDEYCIIATSDSLIILNQQGIQCDAKTISIPISYVAINSKAIAVAASKETFLIWRFSTPTRPRITEQFYHPDGSPVTSGEAGFHDDTICCISCSDSHLLIGRDSGTILLFSLVNFKKITQINMNTKPYKLGLNSNSSKFFIIDQAGCLYILDTDMSNNISIGQSIRKDVWSAIWAADNAQMLAVAEKARLYVMRDLEPEEPLTMQGYLCAFKELEITTALLDNITDKCTPQHIVRVEVKSLRDTRQLIEKVGLKEAENFIKDNPHPKLWLLLAEAALKNFEAESALETAEAAFVRRNDYAGIRFVSRLNALHSNALKRAEILAYFKDFDGAEKIYHNEDRRDLAIALRKRLGHWFRVVELLKMSVTTTESQVKQVYNNIGDYYIDRQNWAGAIEYYNMSNNTEGLKKCYMAMEDSASLAKLCITSPRSAKTDPSIAKQNILEERIDINHEPSILRITQLKESGRMLQAAAMAFQLANIEASRNSSPWKIKKLYVLAGHMYSHSSVEGAKSRDAIRSYRLASAQHWACLAVSRARGQPFRADAALRAAARLAAVLHDLHEAQHLQAWCTIAAIALQARAFDLCSKAFIKLEALEPQTFENLAIEIFTRSRPKDAKGNKVECPNCQFGMQDWMVVCPGCATEFPGCAVTGRTLLAPHTVWTCAKCDAKAQQHELVLRHSCPTCHTQLT
- the LOC123705802 gene encoding WD repeat-containing protein 35 isoform X3; amino-acid sequence: MFIYMSKKIAIPKQSNVTCLSWNQSSGYIAVGGEDGMLKVLKLESGGGGNLSMNLSLDGHSGRVCVAIWNEIFQKLTTSDEHGVIIVWMLYKGSWYEEMINNRNKSTVSGMAWGSDGQKICIAYEDGAVIVGSVDGSRVWGKDIKGPGLNAVQWSPDNLTLLFALSNGELHLYDDQGNFIMPIASSSASNGMDIVAMDWFSGKAPINRPVLLICYKSGLMLLMKTCTEEESVMVETNMKIIDCHWNHNGTVIAVAGCTQDQANVVQFFSAYGEHVRTLRVPGGAMRSLSWEHHSLRLAIAVDSFIYFANVKPDHKYAFYGNTLAIVSGTETVTFWDTITHQSWINHIPDVNDMCGVDEYCIIATSDSLIILNQQGIQCDAKTISIPISYVAINSKAIAVAASKETFLIWRFSTPTRPRITEQFYHPDGSPVTSGEAGFHDDTICCISCSDSHLLIGRDSGTILLFSLVNFKKITQINMNTKPYKLGLNSNSSKFFIIDQAGCLYILDTDMSNNISIGQSIRKDVWSAIWAADNAQMLAVAEKARLYVMRDLEPEEPLTMQGYLCAFKELEITTALLDNITDKCTPQHIVRVEVKSLRDTRQLIEKVGLKEAENFIKDNPHPKLWLLLAEAALKNFEAESALETAEAAFVRRNDYAGIRFVSRLNALHSNALKRAEILAYFKDFDGAEKIYHNEDRRDLAIALRKRLGHWFRVVELLKMSVTTTESQVKQVYNNIGDYYIDRQNWAGAIEYYNMSNNTEGLKKCYMAMEDSASLAKLCITSPRSAKQTDPSIAKQNILEERIDINHEPSILRITQLKESGRMLQAAAMAFQLANIEASRNSSPWKIKKLYVLAGHMYSHSSVEGAKSRDAIRSYRLASAQHWACLAVSRARGQPFRADAALRAAARLAAVLHDLHEAQHLQAWCTIAAIALQARAFDLCSKAFIKLEALEPQTFENLAIEIFTRSRPKDAKGNKVECPNCQFGMQDWMVVCPGCATEFPGCAVTGRTLLAPHTVWTCAKCDAKAQQHELVLRHSCPTCHTQLT